The DNA window GAAGGTGAATCTGATTTCTAatgcaccaaacaatttaatctttggtagcatgttagaagagtctaaagatgaacgacaagatgctttggttgatgatgcacctgTCCGAGGAGGAGCTTTCAGtgatcgagaaaaacaaaatctgggagttggttgatcgacctctaaacagaaaaataatttgagcAAGATGGGTGTTTAGAAAAAAGCTTGGAGTTCACAGCATCTAAACAAGGAGGAGTGTTAAAGAtcatgtatttgtttagattgctgtcagttagtatctaattaaatgtcagttaggagttagatctagttttttatttgatttagttttgatttgattagattttattttgatttgtttactggtttgttacccGATTTTCTCcagatttttaggtagatttcctgaatatcttttgtattctctgtataaatatggagcattcttgctcttcataattcaatcttctcatcaattattcaatcaatccctCTTTCACTAACCGTCATAAAGAACCAAAATAAAGTCGAGAGCTTCCACTGTTTTGAGTCACTGTGTTCCCATTTTGTTTGGTACTTTGttccttaatttattttaaacttgaaCTCTATTTTGAATGTTATAAATATGTacttgtttttgtattttaaattttttgaatatgttgttttaaaaaaagtaaaagacttcacatatttttacttcctcCCATCAATCCATGTAGCAGTTGATATTTTGAATAGTTAATTTACTGCTCAAGTTTCTGATTAGGGATGTTTAATTTATGCCTACACCTCTTTTATTCCTCATCCTAACTCTaccaaaatttttcatttagaaagagaagtttaaaaaaaaaaatgatttctttCGGTATACTTTTTTCTCACtcacatagtttttaaaagaaCTCCCAATAGatcacccaacataaaattactccaagtaaaacacatttaatttaaagttcgTATGATTGAAccataaaaataagatatacCTTGTTGGTAAAGATGGTAAcgttcaattattttaaatgtggGTTCagttcattttcattcatgtacctcttCTTTAGTCCGGTGTCACGATCtaattcatattaatatttttttacatgcGATTTTGTGGAAAACTATAGAATTGCTTATCAACAAAAAGatgttgaaaaatatagaataaacGTAATAATccaagggaaaaaaagaaaaagaaaaagaaatgatagGTTCAACAAAAACGGANTTaccaaaatttttcatttagaaagagaagtttaaaaaaaaaaatgatttctttCGGTATACCTTTTTCTCACtcacatagtttttaaaagaaCTCCCAATAGatcacccaacataaaattactccaagtaaaacacatttaatttaaagttcgTATGATTGAAccataaaaataagatatacCTTGTTGGTAAAGATGGTAAcgttcaattattttaaatgtggGTTCagttcattttcattcatgtacctcttCTTTAGTCCGGTGTCACGATCtaattcatattaatatttttttacatgcGATTTTGTGGAAAACTATAGAATTGCTTATCAACAAAAAGatgttgaaaaatatagaataaacGTAATAATccaagggaaaaaaagaaaaagaaaaagaaatgatagGTTCAACAAAAACGGATAAGGACGTCCCAACAGCCAAGTCTTAAGCTACAAAATAAAGAGAAGGGAGAATTGCAGCTTGCATTTCGTTTTCAATAACCAACATTttgctttctcttttcttttcgttgAAGCACAATATCTTCATTTCTGTGCCCAAACccttttgctttcttcttccttgtttGTTGCACATTTTTTGACAGATTGCCTTTTCAGTATCAATCAAATGATACAATATGGAGGCCTTTGAAGAGGAAGTGTGAAGAAGAGATCATGTTCATTGGGCATAAAAAATGATGCCTTTTACCTTGGTTTCTGCATGGAACAAGAGGCGTAGACGAAAAAAGTCATCACAATTACAATACCAAACGGAGGACCCTTGTATGTTATATCAAATGTATCATCTTCAACTCTCCCTTTCTCGTCTCTTTTCTTCCCTCACCAACTTGTGTTCCTCAGGGATCTATAGACCAGCTGAGTTGTGGCAGCTTCAAGATCAAACCCTTCAAACACCCCCCAAAAGACACCATGCTTCCACTGTCTTCACCCTTAGGGAAATGGAAGAGGCCACCTCTTCCTTTAGCGACGCCAACTTGCTCGGTAAAGGCGGCTTTGGTCGTGTTTATCGAGCCACCTTGCGGTCGGGAGAGGTCTGTTTTGCTCTTTTAAACATTGATCTATGTTCAAATTGGCGGCACCAAACTAACCTTGCTTTTGTGAAGGTGGTAGCGGTCAAGAAAATGGAGCTGCCACCATTTAAGGAAGCAGAAGGGGAGCGTGAGTTCCGTGTGGAAGTGGACATTCTGAGCAGATTGGACCATCCAAATCTTGTTTCGTTGATTGGCTATTGTGCGGATGGGAAGCATCGGTTTCTAGTTTATGAGTACATGCACAAAGGGAACCTTCAAGATCATTTAAATGGTCGTTGCcttttgttttagtttgaATCCAAATTCTTGGGTTTAGATAATAATGATTGAATTTTTGGCTAAGTGAATCTTTGATTTGGTGTTTTAGGGATCGGAGAATCAAAGATGGATTGGGGAGGGAGGCTGAAAGTGGCACTTGGGGCTGCCAAGGGATTGGCCTATCTCCATTCAAGCTCCGCTGCTGGGATGCCTATTGTCCATAGGGATTTCAAGTCCACAAATATTCTTCTTGACTCCAACTTGGATGCAAAGGTAAGCAAACCCCATTGTCATATTAGTTAAGAGTATCAACAATAACGATTAGATATAAGATCTTTGATATGGAGAGAGTGCGTCATTTCTTCTCGGTTATGTacccattttcaaatataaggGAACGATGTActatgtgagatcctacattggttgggaaggagaacgaaacacccctTTGTAACAATGtcgaaacctctccttagcagatgGTTTTAacaaccttgagaggaagtggtggacttggacgattacaaatggtattagagccagataccagacgatgtgtcagcaaggaggctgaggggtggacacgaggcggagtgctagcaaggacgctggtcccaaaaggggtggattaggggtcccacattgattggagaagagaacgagtgtcaaTGAGAATGCTTAGTCCCAAATGGGTAgatggtgagatcccatatcgattggggaggagaacaaaacactgtttataaatgtgtagaaacctctccccaccAGACGTATTTCAAAAagcttgaggggaagtccaaagtcCGGATTGTTAGGAgtgggtcccacattggctaattaaggagatgatcataggtatgagaccttttggagaaactgCTCATAGTATGATGGAacttcgtgattcctaaccctAACAATTGtgaataaaagataaaaaaaaatagggtgTTAGTTGTGATTTTATGTAATGTTCTTGATCTTAATCTCGTATTATTTGCTTTGATAGATATCAGACTTCGGACTTGCCAAGTTCATGCCAGAAGGGCAAGAATCACATGTGACTGCAAGAGTCCTCGGCACGTTTGGATACTTCGACCCTGAGTATACTTCGGTATTGCCTTTAAACACAAATAACATCATTGCTCTTTTCACCTGGTTTCAAATTACAGATAAAATGTCTCAatcatttccaaaaaaaatcgaaagaaacaattttgaaGTTGTTGGTTTGATAATAGACAGGAAAACTGAGCGTGCAGAGTGATGTGTATGCCTTTGGAGTGGTTCTTCTTGAGCTCCTCACAGGGCGCCGAGCAGTGGACTTGAACCAGGGCCCCAGTGATCAAAACCTTGTCGTACAGGTAAGGCATATATTGAATGATCGAAAAAAGTTACGTAAAGTGATAGATCCTGAGATGAGTCGAAGTTCATACACAATGGAATCCATAGCCATATTTGCAAACTTGGCTTCACGTTGCGTCCGGACAGAGAGCAGTGAAAGGCCAACAATGATAGAATGTGTAAGAGAGCTTCAAATGATTATCTACACAAAGTTGCAAGGCCGCAAGGGCTAGAGACGTTATATATGTATTAAGTATACTTCATCATTAATTGTTTTGTATCGGATGAACTGTTGTTCTTATACCATGCGGGGATGATTTGTTATATCTTTAACTCTCCCCTAATCATGAATCATGAACTCGTCTCAATTGAGGAAGGCATGTACCAGTGTATGAGGATTTATATGACGATGTGGGATAAGGGTCTGCAATCATACTCAATAGTAATCAAGAGTTGGTACACATAGGGTCGTGCCTTGATATCAGATTATGTGCCATTTCATGAAATCTTTAGTTATGGCACAGGACGAAATCTGTAGTTTAAATTTCACCTCAAAATTAACCTATAATTAGAAACATAATTGTAATTACAACAGAACAACCCAACCAAAGTGGAAGTTCTTGCAAAATCACAATTCATAGAACAACCCAACCAAAGTGGAAGTTCTTGCAAAATCACAATTCATAGTCTAGACGCTAGTATTTACTGCTCTTCAGTAACATATCAAACATTACTGCCCATTTCTACATGAGAAGAGTATCCACTAATCATTGGGTGTTGACACCCTCTTTGAGTATAGCATCATTATAAGGATGTCTGGAAGCAACTTTGGAAGCCCCAAAGTCCGTGGCGGATGAGGATGCTGAGGTTGAGCTTGTATTGATTCCATCATTCTGCAAAATGCTCTCAATTGCCTTGACCACATCACTCATTGTGGGACGCTCAGCAGCTGCCTCTTCAACACATTGCATCCCCAACTCTAAGAACCTTCCGAACCCAATAAGATTTGTTGTATTAACGATGATGGATTTATCCATTATATCCTTCAAACCATAATATTCTTCATCACTCTTATTCATCAACGTACGCACCTCACGAACTATGTGCTTTCCTTTCTCAATTGGCAGCTTAGCAGTTATCAATTCCAACATAACTATTCCAAAGCTGTATACATCACTTTTCTCAGTCAATTGTTCACTCATGTAATATTCAGGATCCAAATAACCCTGCACAtgaatgtcatcaacatatcGTTACAACAGGACAATAGTATGAAAAACTCTAAACAAATGCAAGGGTTGTTATAGTTTTCGCAATTCAAaaggtgagatcccacatcggttggggaggagaatcaagcattttttataagggtgtggaaacctctccctggtcgacacgttttaaaaatcttgaggggaagcccagaagggaaggcccaaaaagaacaatatctgctaatggtgggcttgggccgttacaaatggtaacaaagccagacaccgggcgatatgccagcaaggaggcagacatgaggcggtgtgccagcaaggatgttggaccCTAaaagcggtggatttggggggtcccacaacgattggagaagggaacgagcgccagcgagaacactaggccctgaaggggggtggtttgtgagatcccacatcagctgAGTAGCAGAACGAAACATTTGTTACAgtggtgtagaaacctctccctaaccgacgcattttcaaaaccttgaggggaagcctaaaaggaaaagctcaaagaagacacaGCCTTGTTTAGCCTTGTTTTCCAATGTCCTTGGGAAGtgcattttccttttatcAACTACAAACAATCCTTGTTTTCAATGGAAGAAACTAAATATTAGAGTTTTCAAGAGGTTAATTACTTGCGTTTATGCTAAACCAACCTTGATATCTTAATTTTCTAAGTAAACTGTGATTTCCTCATTCCTATGCTACATTAtcaatcaaatattatttttactagAAAACGCTTGATTGAAATGCtgacacaacaaaaatatgatGCATAAACTACTTACCATTGTACCTTTGACTTGAGTAGAAACATGTCCCTTTCCACTGTCTGAGACGAGCTTGGACAAGCCAAAATCTGCAACCTTTGCATTTAAACGTTCATCTAGTAAAATGTTGGTGGACTTAATATCTCTATGGATTATGGGAGGATTAGCAAGCTCATGTAAGTAAGTCAGGCCTCTGGCCGACCCAAGTGCGATACGAAGTCTTCTCTTCCAATCAAGATAAATACCCGATTTTCCTAAACACGTGTTATTTGCAGTTAGATATTCAATGGGGCATTAACACAAAAAAAGCACCAATATTCCCAACTTCAATTTCACACCACTTTCTTTTTGACATAAATGAGATAGACAGCCCAAAAGAGTCGAGGAAACTTACCAGATAGGCTCTCTCTAAGTGTCCCATTAGGCATGAATTCATAAACAAGAATCTGTTCTCCTTGTTCGGAACAAAATCCCACTAGGCCTAGAAGATTCTTGTGATGAACTCGTGAAAGAAGCTCAATTTCTGTCTTGAACTCAAGGCCACCCTGCATTGATCCTTGTTGAGCTCTTTTGATTGCAACTACTTTTCCATCCTTCAGCGTTCCTCTGTATACCTGTACCAATGATGACGACCGTGCTAAAACAACTCTGTAGCAATTTGTACAACAACAGGATAAACAGGAAGGGACGTTCAGGAAAGCAATGACCAATCATTAGTACATTTACCATGCCAAATCCTCCGGATCCTATCACGTTACTTGTGGAGAAATTATTTGTGCATTGT is part of the Cucurbita pepo subsp. pepo cultivar mu-cu-16 chromosome LG03, ASM280686v2, whole genome shotgun sequence genome and encodes:
- the LOC111791785 gene encoding probable serine/threonine-protein kinase PBL28, which gives rise to MMPFTLVSAWNKRRRRKKSSQLQYQTEDPWIYRPAELWQLQDQTLQTPPKRHHASTVFTLREMEEATSSFSDANLLGKGGFGRVYRATLRSGEVVAVKKMELPPFKEAEGEREFRVEVDILSRLDHPNLVSLIGYCADGKHRFLVYEYMHKGNLQDHLNGIGESKMDWGGRLKVALGAAKGLAYLHSSSAAGMPIVHRDFKSTNILLDSNLDAKISDFGLAKFMPEGQESHVTARVLGTFGYFDPEYTSTGKLSVQSDVYAFGVVLLELLTGRRAVDLNQGPSDQNLVVQVRHILNDRKKLRKVIDPEMSRSSYTMESIAIFANLASRCVRTESSERPTMIECVRELQMIIYTKLQGRKG